The following coding sequences lie in one Montipora foliosa isolate CH-2021 chromosome 11, ASM3666993v2, whole genome shotgun sequence genomic window:
- the LOC137976889 gene encoding uncharacterized protein, producing the protein MSYNEQEKGSEKEATTDKERTSVILNKQDYHNKVKALLDDTNTYKKLTSDPTRAIKNKLIETLKEWRKEERIPNYLYNQLYPTAENVPKFYGLPKIHKKDVPLRPIVSSIGSVMYDTAKLLAKIMKPLVGLNSHHIVNSEDFVNKIAEFEVPPGQKLVSYDVSSLFTSIPINEAIPVVRAKLESHQSLPGRCPLDIAQLSVLLEMCLSSTYFTFQGEFYKQKKGAAMGSPISPVVANLYMGQFESRALDTAPTPPTMWYRYVDDTMAKIHENAVDSFSEHLNSIDQHIQFTSEQEKDGRIPFLDTCVNINQDGSTKISVYRKPTHTDQYLNFQSNHHLQHKRAVVNTLMLRAQTLFTENDDRTRETQHVKQALKMNNYPEWMLTIPHPKSTTEDTEEPQNKKKIYASTPYIKGISERLQRAFKSHEVALIHKPVNSLRSQLPYVLT; encoded by the exons ATGTCGTACAATGAGCAAGAGAAAGGAAGTGAGAAGGAGGCGACGA CGGACAAAGAGCGCACTTCGGTAATCCTAAACAAACAAGATTATCACAACAAGGTGAAGGCTCTTCTAGACGATACCAATACGTATAAAAAACTGACATCTGACCCAACCAGAGccatcaaaaacaaactcaTTGAAACCTTGAAGGAGTGGCGCAAAGAAGAGAGAATCCCTAATTATCTTTACAATCAACTGTACCCCACAGCAGAGAATGTCCCAAAGTTCTACGGGTTACCCAAGATTCACAAGAAAGACGTACCGCTACGGCCAATAGTTTCGAGCATTGGTAGCGTGATGTATGATACTGCCAAGCTCCTTGCTAAGATTATGAAACCTCTTGTTGGCCTCAACAGTCATCACATCGTCAACAGTGAAGACTTTGTCAACAAGATTGCAGAATTTGAAGTACCCCCTGGACAGAAACTCGTTTCATACGATGTTTCCTCACTGTTTACGAGCATTCCGATCAATGAAGCCATTCCAGTTGTCAGAGCCAAACTGGAAAGTCACCAGAGCTTACCGGGTAGATGCCCGTTAGATATCGCCCAATTATCTGTTCTACTAGAGATGTGCCTCTCGAGCACATACTTCACATTCCAGGGTGAATtctacaaacaaaagaaaggagccGCCATGGGGTCTCCAATTTCCCCTGTAGTGGCCAATCTCTACATGGGACAGTTCGAGAGCAGAGCTCTGGACACCGCCCCCACCCCTCCAACTATGTGGTATCGATATGTGGATGACACGATGGCCAAGATTCACGAAAACGCCGTCGATTCCTTCTCAGAACATCTAAACTCCATTGACCAACATATCCAGTTCACTTCGGAACAAGAAAAGGATGGCAGGATTCCTTTCCTTGATACCTGTGTGAATATTAACCAAGATGGTTCTACCAAGATCTCCGTGTACCGCAAACCTACGCACACGGACCAGTACCTAAACTTCCAATCAAACCATCATCTACAACACAAAAGAGCTGTGGTTAACACCCTGATGTTGAGAGCTCAGACCTTGTTTACGGAAAACGATGACAGAACTAGAGAAACACAGCACGTCAAGCAAGCCCTAAAAATGAATAACTATCCAGAATGGATGCTAACAATACCACATCCAAAATCTACAACAGAAGATACCGAAGAGCCtcaaaacaagaagaaaatctatgcatcaacgccatacatcaaaggaatctcggaacgcctgcaaagagctttcaagtcacACGAGGTTGCACTTATTCATAAACCCGTCAATTCTCTAAGATCACAATTG ccTTACGTGTTAACATAA